The stretch of DNA GGTAGTTGCCGCATCATTTCACAGGGAGCCGCCATTATGAGAGTCGCCGACCAACAAATGTATGGAATCCTGCTCGGCAATCTTCAGCGCTCCCGAGTGCAAATGCTGACTTCTCAGGAACAGATTTCGAGCCAGAAGCGAGTCACCAATCCCGCAGACGATCCCAGCGCGTTCGGACAAATCGTACTCGACAAATCGGCGCTTTCCCAGGCGACGCAGTGGATTCGCAATATCAACTTCGGGACATCTCGGGTGAATGCCGCCGATCAGGCATTGGGACAGGCCCAGAACTTGATTACGCGAGTGCGTGAATTAACCATTCAAGCCGGCAGTGACACCACCTCCGCAGAAGGACGCCAGAGCATCGCTAAGGAAGTTCGTCAATTACAACGCCAGTTGATCCAGCTGGGCAATACCGAGGTGGCCGGGCAGGCAATTTTCGGTGGAACGAAAACCGATGTGCAGCCTTTCACGATTACATCAGGAGACACGGTCGCCTACCAGGGCAACAGTGAAACTCAGTCGATTGCCGTGGGTGAAAATCAGACCGTGCAGATTCTCGTGCCGGGAAGCACGGTCTTTACCGGATCCACCACCAACATGTTTGATTCGCTCCGCGATCTTCTGGTGGCGCTTGAAGGGAATAATCGCGCCAACATTCAGGCCGGGTTAGGGGCGCTCGATTTGGCCACGGCCCAAATCAGCGATGCGCAAGGCACCATCGGGGCCCTGGCCAATCGTCTGCAAGTCACGCACGACGCATTGGAGACCGCTACGCTGACAATCACGAAATCCATCTCGGACAATGAGGATGCCGACCTCGCAACGGCAATCACTCAACTCCGCCTACACGAAGTGGCGGTGCAGGCTGCCAGTCAAACATTTACTAAGATCTTTGACTCATCCCTGATCAACTATCTCCGCTAACCATCGCTCAAGTTCCTTTCCCTCGGAACCGATATACCTATGTACACGTGTCCAGTTGCCAAGGAAGGCCTGTATGTTGGTTTTGACTCGACGCAGGGGAGAAGGCGTCACTATCGGTCCCGATGTTCGCATTGTGGTGCTCGGCATCAAAGGCGGACAGGTACGGCTGGGAATTGAAGCTCCGCCGGCGGTGCAGGTACATCGCGATGAAGTGCATGCGAGGATTCAAGACGAAAATCGCATTGCCGCAGGACCAGTAATAATTCCTTTGGAAGCGTTTCGCCAATTGTCCAATAAAACCGGGCGCCGGGGGGGCTGAGAACAGGTCATGAAGTGTCAGTCGAGCAGGTTCGGAACGTTTGAGGTGAACGACGATACGCTCCTGGTGTTTCCCTCCGGCATCCTAGGCTTTTCTGAATGCACGCAGTATGTCATACTGGATCACGATACGGACGCGCCGTTCAAGTGGCTCCAGTGTGTTGAGGAACCTCAACTCGCGTTTGTGATCCTCGACCCGGCATTCTTCAATCCAGACTATCGCATCGAACTCTCATTGGATGCGATGATCGAAATTCAAAAGCAGGACGGCGACGAATTGTCGGTCGTCACGATTTTGACCATTCCTTCAGACGATCCCGCTGCCGTTACGGCTAATCTCCGTGGACCGCTGGTCATGAACCATCGCACAAGACTCTGCAAGCAGTTAGTCCTCTCCGAAGAGTGGCCGACTCGGTACCCGCTGTTCTCGCCCGCATCCGCACAAAGCCCGTCTCCGGCTGTTCGACTTCAGGCATCCGCCCGCTGAATTACTGCCCGCAGCTCCAGTTCCATGCGCATCGCGCATCTCCCCCTCGTGCCAGATGACTCCCTCGATCGGGTACCCAACGGCTCCTCTGAGCGCGCACGTCGACCCACTATGTGCGGTACGGTTTCTAACTCGGCGGGCTTGAGTCGTTTGGTGTGATCTGACGCGTCAGCACGACTACCAGTTGCTGGATCGTGCGTTCGAGTTGGGCGAGCAGAGTAGGGGCCTCGGCGAGTGTGCCAAGACGCCCGATGGCTTCCAACTGGCTTGACAGCAACACCACATCGGGTGCGCACAGATTTCCCGCTGTCCCTTTGAGGCTATGTGCCGCCCGTTCCAGTACGACCGCATTGCCTTGCTTGATGGCCGTCTCAATCTCCTGGACCATACTTCGATGTCGCTCCAAGAACAGTCGGATCAACTGATCGAATAGTTCGACATCCCCGCCGATATTCGCCAACATGGTGCTTGCGTCAAACACGCTGGCATCCGTCTTCGTCATCTCCCGGGGAGGTATCGGTGCCGGGGCGGCATCGAGGGGGGCCAATGGAACCCAGCGTTCCAGGATTCTTCCAAGATCGTCGGTCTTTACAGGTTTGGCCAGATAATCATCCATTCCGGAGGCTTTGCACCGTTCGCGGTCTCCCGGCATGGCATTCGCCGTCAGCGCGATGATGGGCACATGGGCACGGGTCTTGGACGAGTCAGCTCGCTGCTCCTCCTCACGAATATGCCGCGTGGCTTCGTATCCATCCATCGTCGGCATCTGGCAATCCATCACAATCGCGGCGTAGGTTTCCCGTGTGAAGGCAGCCACGGCTTCCTGCCCATTGGAGACCACGTCAGGTTGGTAACCCAGACGTTCCAGCATGCGGACGGCAAGCTTCTGATTCACCACATTGTCTTCTGCCACGAGCACGCGCGGACGAACTCGTTGTTCGGCTAGAGTATGACGTGTGATCAAGCTTGGAGAAATCGTCGATTCGGCAGGCGTGCTTGTCGCTGCGAAGGTCGCGTGTGGTTGCAGTCCAAATACCACGCGGAGGCAACCCAGCAGTTGATCGTGGCGTACCGGCTTTGTGAGATAGGCTGTGAATCCCGCGCGTCGTGCTCGCTCGGCATGTCCGGGCTGGATCAACGAGGTCAGGACAATCAAGCGAACCCCTGCGCCGTGGCGATGCGCTCTAATATCTTGCGCGAGCTGGAGCCCATCTTTTCCTGGCATCAGCATATCCAGCACGGCTGCGTCGTACGGTGTACCCGCTTCGGCGGCCTGTTCGAGCATCTGAAGGGCTTCGTCGGCGTCTCGAGCCTGACCATCCAACATGCCCCAGCCCGAGACCAGATGATGGAGAAGCCTGCGGTTGGACTCATTGTCATCGACGATCAGGATGCGGCGACCACTGAGTTCAACTGAGGGGACGATGGCCGGCGTGCACACCGCCTGCTTCTGAAACAAGGCCGTGCACCAGAACGTGGTTCCTTGGCCGGGTTTGCTGCGCAGTCCGACCTTCCCCCGCATGAGTTCCACCAACTGCTTGGAGATAGCAAGGCCGAGTCCGGTGCCCCCGTATTTTCTGGTGGTGGAACTGTCGGCTTGTGTAAAGGCCTGGAACAGCCTCGCCTGAACATCTTCGCTGATGCCGATTCCTGAGTCTGTGACTTCAAACCTAATCGTCACGCCGGACGGAGAATCACTCTCCAGAAACGCCTGCAAGGTGACCTCTCCTCGCTCGGTGAACTTGATGGCATTGCCGACAAAATTGGTGAGGATCTGCCGTAATCGGCCTGGATCTCCGCGCAACGCATTCGGAACCGCGGCATGCACCAAGCCGGTAATCTCCAACCCTTTACGCTGAGCCCGTTCCGCAAACTGCGCGAGCACATCCTCGACGGTCGTGCGCAATTGGAAATCAATGTTCTCGAGTTCGAGTTTCCCCGCTTCGATCTTGCTGCATTCGAGCACATCGTTGATGAGAGACAATTGCGCCTCGCCGCATTGCTGGATGGTATGCGTGAACGAGCGTTGTTCCTCGGTCAGGGATGTGTCCAACATCAAGCTCGCCATCCCGATGACGCCGTTCATCGGAGTGCGTAATTCATGGGTGATCATGGCCAAAAACGCCGACTTTGCGCGCGCGGCCGCTTGGGCCTGTTGAAGTGCTTGATCGAGCTGGCGATTGCTTTCCCGGAGACGATCGGCGATGTCGTTCAGAGCACGGTGCGTCGCATGCACTTCACCGAGGTCGATAGCAAACGCACGGACGAGTTCGTGGCTGGGTACCGGACAGAGCGTCCAGCTAAAACAGGCCTCTCCCCGCACCACATCCTGAGAAGTCAGGGTTCGTCCTTCGAGTAAGCAGGTCGCCGCGAGCGCGGGGAGATCGTCGGGAAGGATGTCCGGCTTTCCAGCGAGATCGTATCCAAAGCGACACAGGACGTCCGCCATGGCGGGATTCACGTAGACCAGATTGCCGTGGCGGTCGATTTCGACGATGGGGTAGGGGCTTTCTTCGGCCACCTCGGCGAGACGGTCACGGTCTTTCTCGAGCTCAATTTCGCGCGACAGATCGCGGAGCGTCAAGAGGGTGGCGACCGATGGGATTCCTGATACGCGAAGTTGTTGCCATTCCACGACGATGGATGGGACTGGCTCCTGGTGCTCATCGTGACCCGCCTGCGTCTGATTGCTCAGATCCGGGGCCACCTGTGGAATTGTCCAGATCCCGGTCGCTCGCAGGGAGTCGCTCAAATCGACCTGTTGACCGATGAGAGTCAGTAGCGATTTCCCGATACAGTCCGCAGAAGATTGACGAAATAGACGTGTGGCCGTGCGGTTGACGAAGACGATGGTCTGATCGGCGCCGAGGAGACAGATGCCTAATGGCACGGCATCACACAGGAGCGCGAGTACCTCCGGGGGAAGCGGCACGCCTCCGACAGGCGGTGGTACGTTCGTGCGTGTCGGTTGCGAGCGATGTGTCACGAGGGCGTCCCTGCCGTGAATTCCAGGTATTGCGAAAGATCCACATGTTCCTGTGTCGGATCCAATGCGCGAAGAATAGTTCGCACCGGTTGGTCGCCGGCTTGCTGTTGCAGGTCGATGTCTATGGTCTGCTCCGGGTGTTCCCCATCGGTACCTTTGATGATTCGCACCCGCGGGCGTAACCGATCTTCATGATTCAGACCGATGACCATGGCACATTCATTGGTATTCAACTTTATCAGGCTACCAAGCGGATACACGCCGAGAGCCTTGATGGCCACTTCGACCAGGGTTTTGTCATACCGGCCCTTGGCGCCCAACACGAAGAGCTGACGTATTGCATCATGAGGCAACAGCGCGGGGCGACCGTGCCGCGTCGTGAGCAGGTCGTCATAGGTATCGGCTAACCCGACCAGCTGCGCCAAGGGAGACAGGCTGTCCTGTTTCAACTGTTTCGGAAATCCGCTGCCATCGATGTATTCGTGATGGTGGAGAATGATCCGTGACACCGCATCGGGGATTGCGTCCGCTTGTGCCAGCACGGTCGACGCCAGGTGCGGATGTTGTCGCATCAGCATCTGTTCCTGCTCGGTCAGAGGGGTCGCTTTTCGATACAGATTGCGCGGGAGACGAACGTACCCGACATCGTGGAGCAAGGCTCCCAGCCCAACGGTCTCCCGCTCCGCCTCCGAACAGCCGTTTTCTACCGCCAGGATGAGCGCTAACACGCACACGTCCATGCCATGAGCGGCGAGGGAACTGTCGAAGCGTCGTACTTTATCCAGGCAGAACTGGATCATCATCGATTCCGGTTGGGCCACGATTTTTCCCAACAATGTACGCACAACCGGCTTCAGGGCCGCGATTTTCGGCGGGTGACCGGCTTCAAGATCAGTGAAGACGCGTTCTACGGCGACCATCGCCTCTCGATAGGTCGCCGCCAGCGATCTAGTGTGGGGACTGTCATCGCTTTGCGCCGTCGGAACAGGCTCACTCTCCTGAGGAGGTGACGCGGGTGCGGCAGGCGTCGTGCTCAGCACAGACGAAGCGGTGTCCACTCCACGTTCGATATCGATAGTAACGACTTGGATGCCATGCCGTTTCAGCTGTTGGATATCGTCGGGGTTGGATACCAGCCATTTGTGAAGGAAAAACGGAGTGCGATACCAGGGCTGATCCAAGCCCACGATAAACATGCCGAGCTTGAGTTGATCGAGGGGAATGCGTTTTGTCGAATCCATGTCGGGCTTTTCCTACTCCTTCGGGCCGAATGGCATACTTAGCGGCACACCGGCACGGTTTCATTGCCGTAGTGAATATATCGGCTGATCCTGATCCGGTCTTTACCGGAGTCGGGCTTGTATTGCCAAGTTTCCTTTAGATTTATGACGGCTGTGCCGATGAAGCGGATGCGGGTACATGTATGTGCCCGTGGCATACGGAAGAAAACGCATGAATGCATCGATCCTCCATCGTGGTCCCTCCTCGATTCTCGCGGTCGGCCTTTCCGTTCAGCTCAGCCTGTCGGAGGAGCAATCGCAAGCGCAATATGGCTCGTCGGTCCTGGGGTGGGGGGACCGGCAATGGATTCTCTGTGAATGGCCGTTTCACCTCGGGCAACCGATTCCCTGCTCCGCTGGGATGTCTTGTCGACTACGATATGTCTACGAC from Nitrospira sp. encodes:
- the flgL gene encoding flagellar hook-associated protein FlgL; translated protein: MRVADQQMYGILLGNLQRSRVQMLTSQEQISSQKRVTNPADDPSAFGQIVLDKSALSQATQWIRNINFGTSRVNAADQALGQAQNLITRVRELTIQAGSDTTSAEGRQSIAKEVRQLQRQLIQLGNTEVAGQAIFGGTKTDVQPFTITSGDTVAYQGNSETQSIAVGENQTVQILVPGSTVFTGSTTNMFDSLRDLLVALEGNNRANIQAGLGALDLATAQISDAQGTIGALANRLQVTHDALETATLTITKSISDNEDADLATAITQLRLHEVAVQAASQTFTKIFDSSLINYLR
- the csrA gene encoding carbon storage regulator CsrA, yielding MLVLTRRRGEGVTIGPDVRIVVLGIKGGQVRLGIEAPPAVQVHRDEVHARIQDENRIAAGPVIIPLEAFRQLSNKTGRRGG
- a CDS encoding flagellar assembly protein FliW: MKCQSSRFGTFEVNDDTLLVFPSGILGFSECTQYVILDHDTDAPFKWLQCVEEPQLAFVILDPAFFNPDYRIELSLDAMIEIQKQDGDELSVVTILTIPSDDPAAVTANLRGPLVMNHRTRLCKQLVLSEEWPTRYPLFSPASAQSPSPAVRLQASAR
- a CDS encoding response regulator — protein: MTHRSQPTRTNVPPPVGGVPLPPEVLALLCDAVPLGICLLGADQTIVFVNRTATRLFRQSSADCIGKSLLTLIGQQVDLSDSLRATGIWTIPQVAPDLSNQTQAGHDEHQEPVPSIVVEWQQLRVSGIPSVATLLTLRDLSREIELEKDRDRLAEVAEESPYPIVEIDRHGNLVYVNPAMADVLCRFGYDLAGKPDILPDDLPALAATCLLEGRTLTSQDVVRGEACFSWTLCPVPSHELVRAFAIDLGEVHATHRALNDIADRLRESNRQLDQALQQAQAAARAKSAFLAMITHELRTPMNGVIGMASLMLDTSLTEEQRSFTHTIQQCGEAQLSLINDVLECSKIEAGKLELENIDFQLRTTVEDVLAQFAERAQRKGLEITGLVHAAVPNALRGDPGRLRQILTNFVGNAIKFTERGEVTLQAFLESDSPSGVTIRFEVTDSGIGISEDVQARLFQAFTQADSSTTRKYGGTGLGLAISKQLVELMRGKVGLRSKPGQGTTFWCTALFQKQAVCTPAIVPSVELSGRRILIVDDNESNRRLLHHLVSGWGMLDGQARDADEALQMLEQAAEAGTPYDAAVLDMLMPGKDGLQLAQDIRAHRHGAGVRLIVLTSLIQPGHAERARRAGFTAYLTKPVRHDQLLGCLRVVFGLQPHATFAATSTPAESTISPSLITRHTLAEQRVRPRVLVAEDNVVNQKLAVRMLERLGYQPDVVSNGQEAVAAFTRETYAAIVMDCQMPTMDGYEATRHIREEEQRADSSKTRAHVPIIALTANAMPGDRERCKASGMDDYLAKPVKTDDLGRILERWVPLAPLDAAPAPIPPREMTKTDASVFDASTMLANIGGDVELFDQLIRLFLERHRSMVQEIETAIKQGNAVVLERAAHSLKGTAGNLCAPDVVLLSSQLEAIGRLGTLAEAPTLLAQLERTIQQLVVVLTRQITPNDSSPPS
- a CDS encoding DUF3391 domain-containing protein; amino-acid sequence: MDSTKRIPLDQLKLGMFIVGLDQPWYRTPFFLHKWLVSNPDDIQQLKRHGIQVVTIDIERGVDTASSVLSTTPAAPASPPQESEPVPTAQSDDSPHTRSLAATYREAMVAVERVFTDLEAGHPPKIAALKPVVRTLLGKIVAQPESMMIQFCLDKVRRFDSSLAAHGMDVCVLALILAVENGCSEAERETVGLGALLHDVGYVRLPRNLYRKATPLTEQEQMLMRQHPHLASTVLAQADAIPDAVSRIILHHHEYIDGSGFPKQLKQDSLSPLAQLVGLADTYDDLLTTRHGRPALLPHDAIRQLFVLGAKGRYDKTLVEVAIKALGVYPLGSLIKLNTNECAMVIGLNHEDRLRPRVRIIKGTDGEHPEQTIDIDLQQQAGDQPVRTILRALDPTQEHVDLSQYLEFTAGTPS